A window of the Verminephrobacter eiseniae EF01-2 genome harbors these coding sequences:
- a CDS encoding ABC transporter ATP-binding protein, whose translation MSRPVTDPSAPLPPGGGEHGGAPEPLLQVKDLGVRFGAKQVVRGLNFAIAAGEKLALVGESGSGKTITALSLLRLAGAAACTGQALLQGRGDLLAMPEREMQGVRGGDIAMVFQEPMSALNPLMTIGRQIAEILCLKKSLSAAQGAQTAIELLAQTGIAEPARRANSFAHQLSGGQRQRAMIAMALASAPRLLLADEPTTALDVTLRGQILELLSNLQRQTGMAVLLITHDLNLVRRFADRVAVMEQGALVEQGPVDAIFRAPQQTYTRRLIASQPRRAVREERPPDGAAPVLQTQDLRVVYPMALPGLRGWFRKTSFVAVQAATLQLLPGQTLGIVGESGSGKSTLAQAILGLLPHSGQLQVGGRAWQQPATRNTQANQQLRRRVQVVFQDPFSSLSPRLTVEEIVGEGLKVHEPALDAAERRQRVQAALAEVGLLQEQGPSAQLLERYPHEFSGGQRQRIAIARALIVQPQLLVLDEPTSALDVTIQQQVLGLLQRLQRDKGLSYLLITHDVQVIRAMAHEVLVMQDGAVLESGSVSAVLDAPRHPYTRRLVAAAALPDRD comes from the coding sequence ATGAGCCGGCCCGTCACAGACCCATCCGCGCCGCTGCCCCCCGGGGGGGGGGAGCATGGCGGCGCCCCGGAGCCATTGCTGCAAGTCAAAGACCTCGGTGTCCGCTTTGGCGCCAAGCAGGTGGTGCGGGGCCTGAACTTTGCCATCGCCGCCGGCGAAAAGCTGGCCCTGGTGGGCGAGTCCGGCTCGGGCAAAACCATCACCGCCTTGAGCCTGCTGCGCCTGGCTGGCGCGGCCGCCTGCACCGGCCAGGCGCTGCTGCAAGGGCGCGGCGACCTGCTGGCCATGCCCGAGCGCGAAATGCAGGGCGTGCGCGGCGGCGACATCGCGATGGTCTTTCAAGAGCCGATGAGCGCGCTCAACCCGCTGATGACCATAGGCCGGCAGATCGCCGAAATCCTGTGCCTGAAAAAAAGCCTGAGCGCCGCCCAAGGCGCGCAGACGGCCATCGAACTACTGGCCCAGACCGGCATTGCCGAGCCTGCGCGCCGGGCGAACAGCTTTGCGCACCAGCTCAGCGGCGGCCAGCGCCAGCGCGCGATGATCGCCATGGCCCTGGCCAGCGCGCCCCGGCTGCTGCTGGCCGATGAGCCGACCACGGCGCTGGATGTGACGCTGCGCGGCCAGATTCTGGAACTGTTGTCGAACCTGCAACGCCAGACCGGCATGGCCGTGCTGCTGATCACGCATGACCTGAACCTGGTGCGCCGCTTTGCCGACCGCGTGGCCGTGATGGAGCAGGGCGCCCTGGTCGAGCAGGGGCCGGTGGACGCCATATTCCGCGCCCCGCAGCAAACCTACACGCGCCGCCTGATCGCCAGCCAGCCGCGCCGCGCCGTGCGCGAGGAGCGCCCGCCCGACGGCGCGGCCCCGGTGCTGCAAACGCAGGACCTGCGCGTGGTCTACCCGATGGCGCTGCCCGGCCTGCGCGGCTGGTTCAGGAAGACCTCGTTCGTTGCGGTGCAAGCGGCCACGCTGCAACTGCTGCCGGGCCAGACCTTGGGCATCGTCGGCGAATCGGGCTCCGGCAAGTCCACGCTGGCGCAGGCCATCCTGGGCCTGCTGCCGCACAGCGGCCAGTTGCAGGTCGGCGGGCGGGCCTGGCAGCAACCGGCCACGCGCAACACGCAGGCCAACCAGCAACTGCGCCGCCGGGTGCAGGTGGTGTTCCAGGACCCGTTCTCCTCGCTGTCGCCGCGCCTGACGGTCGAGGAAATCGTCGGCGAAGGGCTCAAGGTGCACGAGCCGGCGCTCGATGCCGCCGAGCGCCGCCAGCGCGTGCAAGCAGCGCTGGCCGAGGTCGGGCTGCTCCAGGAGCAGGGGCCATCGGCGCAGTTGCTGGAGCGCTACCCGCATGAATTTTCCGGCGGCCAGCGCCAGCGCATCGCCATCGCCCGTGCCCTGATCGTGCAGCCGCAACTGCTGGTCCTCGACGAGCCTACCAGTGCGCTGGACGTGACCATACAGCAGCAGGTGCTGGGCCTGCTGCAACGCCTGCAGCGCGACAAGGGCCTGAGCTACCTGCTGATCACCCATGACGTGCAGGTGATCCGCGCGATGGCGCATGAGGTGCTGGTGATGCAGGACGGCGCGGTGCTCGAAAGCGGCAGCGTGAGCGCCGTGCTGGACGCGCCCCGGCATCCGTACACCCGGCGCCTGGTGGCGGCCGCTGCGCTGCCGGACCGGGATTGA
- a CDS encoding ABC transporter permease: protein MRPARSSQSPARRAWLRFRRNRLGYWSLLIFGALVLASLCAELLSNDRPLIVHYQGQNYFPMFRDYPETTFGGDFETPADYLDPFIRARLSAGDNWALYTLNPYGPDTLNYHAPAPSPAAPSGENWLGTDDRGRDLLAQLLYGFRVSVLFGLALTVTGVLLGVLTGALQGFLGGKTDLAFQRFIEIWSAMPDLYLLIIFSALFAPSVALLLVLLSLFGWMSLSDYVRAEFLRNRQLDYVKAARALGVGSGQIIWRHILPNSLTPVVTFLPFRMSAAILALTSLDFLGLGVPPGTPSLGELLSQGKNNIDAWWISLSTFGVLVITLLLLTFMGDALRDALDPRKSDR from the coding sequence ATGCGCCCCGCTCGTTCATCGCAATCGCCCGCGCGCCGCGCCTGGCTGCGCTTTCGGCGCAACCGGCTGGGCTACTGGAGCCTGCTGATCTTTGGCGCGCTGGTGCTGGCCAGCCTGTGCGCGGAACTGCTCAGCAACGACCGGCCGCTGATCGTGCACTACCAGGGGCAGAACTACTTTCCGATGTTCCGGGACTACCCCGAAACGACCTTCGGCGGAGACTTCGAGACCCCCGCCGACTACCTCGACCCCTTCATCCGCGCGCGCCTGAGCGCGGGCGACAACTGGGCGCTGTACACGCTGAACCCTTACGGGCCGGACACGCTGAACTACCATGCCCCGGCGCCCAGCCCCGCAGCGCCCTCGGGCGAGAACTGGCTGGGCACGGACGACCGGGGGCGCGACCTGCTGGCGCAACTGCTCTACGGCTTTCGCGTCAGCGTGCTGTTTGGCCTGGCGCTGACGGTCACCGGCGTGCTGCTGGGCGTGCTCACCGGCGCGCTGCAGGGCTTTCTGGGCGGCAAGACCGACCTGGCATTCCAGCGCTTCATCGAGATCTGGAGCGCCATGCCCGATCTGTACCTGCTGATCATCTTCAGCGCCTTGTTTGCGCCCAGCGTTGCGCTGCTGCTGGTGCTGCTGAGCCTGTTCGGCTGGATGAGCCTGTCGGACTACGTGCGCGCCGAGTTCCTGCGCAACCGCCAGCTCGACTACGTCAAGGCCGCGCGCGCATTGGGGGTGGGCAGCGGCCAGATCATCTGGCGCCACATCCTGCCCAACAGCCTGACGCCGGTGGTCACCTTTTTGCCGTTCCGCATGAGCGCGGCCATCCTGGCACTGACCTCGCTGGACTTTCTCGGCCTGGGCGTGCCGCCGGGCACACCGTCGCTCGGCGAGTTGCTCAGCCAGGGCAAGAACAACATCGACGCCTGGTGGATTTCGCTGTCCACCTTTGGCGTGCTGGTCATCACGCTGCTGCTGCTGACCTTCATGGGCGATGCGCTGCGCGATGCCCTCGATCCGCGAAAGTCCGACCGATGA